In a single window of the Papaver somniferum cultivar HN1 chromosome 8, ASM357369v1, whole genome shotgun sequence genome:
- the LOC113304541 gene encoding heavy metal-associated isoprenylated plant protein 39-like: protein MQKIIVSLDLHDDRCKQKAMKSVSGLSGVDSLSIDMKDKKLTVIGDVDVTLIVSKLRRHCHTSIVSVGPAKEAEKKKEEPKKEATNQIVDLAYAYRHYNPHMTTYYQSVEENPNACVIC, encoded by the coding sequence ATGCAGAAGATTATAGTTTCCCTGGATTTACACGACGACAGATGCAAACAGAAAGCCATGAAATCAGTTTCTGGACTTTCAGGAGTTGATTCATTATCGATAGACATGAAAGACAAGAAATTAACAGTAATTGGAGATGTTGATGTAACCCTAATTGTGAGCAAACTAAGAAGACATTGTCATACATCAATAGTTTCAGTTGGGCCAGCTAAagaagcagagaagaagaaggaagaaccgAAGAAAGAGGCTACCAATCAAATAGTTGATCTTGCTTATGCTTATAGACACTACAATCCTCATATGACTACATATTACCAGAGTGTTGAAGAAAATCCTAATGCTTGTGTAAtttgttaa